TTGCCGTGGGCCACGGCGGCGCTCCCGATGCGCACGTTCCCCCCCATCACCACGGTTCCGGTACGTTCGTTCACCACCACCCGGGCCACCGAATCGGGGACCAGGGTCAACCCCTCCAGGGCCGCCACGAAAGAGGCGGGAGAATCGCCGTAGGAAGCGGGCACCGCTACCTCCACCCGACCCGCGTCCACCACCCGGGCCACCTGCCCATGGTGCTTGTTGATGGCCTTGGCCACCCGAGTTGCGGTGGTGAAGTCAGGCTGGCGGAGCAGCAGACTCATGCGACCTCCGGGGACGAAGGAGGATTCCGTTCCCTGTTCCACGATGGCCCCCCCGGGGACTCGTCCCACGGTGGTGACGTTCTTGCTGACCTGAGCTCCTTGCCCCCCGGCGCTGAACCCTCCCAGGGAAAGGGAACCCTGTGCCACGGCGTAGACCTTTCCGTTGGCCGCCTTGAGGGGCGTCTGAAGCAGGACGCCTCCCTGGAGGCTCTTGGCGTCTCCCGCGGCGCTCACCAGAACGTCCAGCGTCTGACCGGGGACCACGAAGGGAGGCAGTTCGCAGGTAACGGACACCAGAGCCACGTTCTTGGACTTGACCAGCTTGGGGTCAATGGTCAGGCCGAAACGAGAGGACATGTTGGACATCATCCTCATGGCCATGTCCCCCTTGTCCCCCGTTCCCTGGAGCCCCACCACCAGCCCCATTCCCACGAGTTGGTTGGGGCGGGCCCCTTCGAGGACCGCCACGTCCTTCACCCGGACCTCCAGGGCCGATGCGCTTCCTGCCGACAGGAGCATCGCAAGGCACGAGAGGATCCCCAGGAGGAACCTCCCTGCCCCCGCATTTCCACCCACGTCCTTCCCTTCCTTTCCCGTTGCGCCCTTCACTAGAAGATGCTCTGGAGGATCTGCGTGAAGATGCCCGGCTTTTGGAGACGGCTGATGGACCCCTTGCCCTCCACCCGGATTTCCGCGTTGGCCACCCGGTTGCTGGAGACGGTGTTGTTCGGACCGATATCTTCGGGTCGGACCACGCCGGTAAAGCTCACCTGCATCTTCTCCGCCTGGGTCATGAGGTCCCTCGTCCCCAGGAGGACCAGGTTGCCCCCAGGTGTGATCTCCGTGACCACGCAACCGATGGACGTCTTGATGTGATGTTTCCGCTCCGATTTACCGTCCCCCGTGGTGTCCGAGGCTGCCCCGATGACGAATCCCCGGAGGAAATCGAACACCCCAGTCCAATCCTGCACTCCGCTCTTGTCGGTCTTCTTGGCGGTGGTCTTCCCCTCGTCCTTGGTGTCCGTGGTCTCCTGCACCAGGACCGTGACGATGTCCCCCACCTTCGAAGGCTTCCGATCCGTAAAGAGGTTGGCGTCCTCCTGCCACAGCGACTCGGCGCCGCAAGGCTGAAGCGGAAGCCCCCAACCGCACGCAAGAACCACCAGGAACAGGAGCCCCCGAAGAAGGAGCCCTTCCCCCGCGCTGCGGCAGCTCATACGCCTCCATCCTCCTTCTGCAGAATCTCCACGCGCCCCGGGCCAATCACGACCCCCGAGACGATCTGGCGAGTATCCAGGTTCCGCACTCGAATGGTATCACCCACCGCTCCCTGCTCAAGGGCCCTCCCCTTCGCCTCCACCGCCACGGAGCCTACGACGCTGGATAGGACCACCTGGTTCCCCGCGTGCACCACCTCGTCCCGAACCAACACCTCCATGGCCACGGGAACCCCCGCCTTCACGGGGATCCGGAGCACCTTCCCCTCCACCTGTTGGAAGGAGTGGGCAAGGAGCCTGTAGGTGTCCTGGATCCCCAGGCGCAGGAACACGTCCTCCCGCCGGATCGTCTCTCCCTTGCGGAGAGGGCTCTTCGCCACCACCTGCGGCTGGTACCACCGAAGGACCACGCGGACGAAGCGAGCCGGTTCCTCCGATGTCGCCACGTTCAGGGAGACGCTCCTCATGCCGCTTCGAAGACCCGGAGGGAGCGGGGTCGCCGGGTCCACCGGCCGATCGGGGCGGGCCGCCACCCGCCAGGGCCAGTGCGCCGCCCTGCGGATTCGCCCTTCCAAGGGGTCTTCCTGCCCCAAGGTCACCGAGGTGGGCATCTGGAGGCGAACGGGAATCCCCGCCAGACCCTGATCCTGCAGCGCCGCCACCACCTGCCCCCGGGTCAGTTTTCCCCCGGAAAGGGAAAGAGGAGCCAGGGAAGCCCGATCCACCAGCTCCTGTTCCCCCTCCAGGGAAGCGTATTCCCCGAGGAAGACCGAGCTTCCCCTCGGGCAGATCGCCTCCGGAAGGACCACCACGAGGCGAGGGGCCGTCGCCTCTCCCCACGTCGCCTCGCACAGGAGAAACAAAGCGACCAGACCAAAGAAGAAACGGCGGGAAGGCCCCAGCCTCCACCGCCGCAGACAGCTACGAAGCGCCAAGGATCCCGCTCCTGGGATCAGCGCCGGAGGTTGTTGGCGATGCGCAACAACTCGTCGGCGGTGGAAATGGTCTTGGAGTTGGCCTCATAGGCCCTCTGGGCCACGATCATGTTCACCATCTCCTCCACCACCTGGACGTTGGCCATTTCCAGCACTCGCTGGAGCGTGGCTCCCAGTCCGTCGTCCCCCGGGTTGCCCACGATGGGGGCCCCGCTGGCGGGAGTCTCCAGGAAGAGGTTCTTTCCGGAAGCCCGCAGGCCGCCGGGGTTGACGAACCGAGCCAGCTGGATCTGTCCGATCTCCTGGGGATTCGGATCCCCAGGCAGGAGAACCGAAACCTGCCCCGTGGTGCTGATGATGAGTTCCTTCATGTTGTCCGGGATGGTAATGGCCGGCTCCAGGAGAAACCCGTCACTGGTGACGATCTGCCCGTTCCCGTCGATGCGCCAGGCGCCGTCCCGGGTGTAGGCCAGGGTGCCGTCGGGCAGGGTGACCTGATAGAATCCATCCCCCTCGATGGCCACGTCCGTGGGGTTTCCCGTCGTCTGGATGTTGCCCTCTCCCATGATGCGGCTGGTGCCGACCACGCGAGTCCCCAAGCCCACCTGAATCCCCGTGGGGATCATGGACGCGGGTTCCACCGGCGCCCCGGGTTCCCGGTCGATCTGGTACATCAAATCCTGGAAGTCCGCCCGGACCTTTTTGTAGCCCGAGGTATTCACGTTGGCCAAGTTGTTGGACACCACGTCCAAGTTGGTCTGCTGCGCGATCATGCCCGTGGCTCCGGACCAAAGGGAACGGATCATGTTCTACCCCTCCCGAAAAAACGGATTAACTCACCCGTCCGAAGGCGCTGGACAGGCGAGACGTCAGCTCGTCCTGGATGGTGACGGTCTTGGCCGCGACCTCATAGGCCCGATTCGCCTCGATCATCCGGGACATCTCCTCCACCACGTTGACGTTGGACCGCTCCAGGAAGCCCACGGCCACCTTGGGTTGCTCCACTTCCTCCGGAGCGCCCGAATCGGGCGTCTCCGCCAACAGGGACTTGCCCACGTGGCGCATCCTCGTGGGGGTGGGGAAACGTACCACTTGGAGCTGCCCCGCCACCGCTCCGTTCACCAGAAGCTGTCCCCGATCGTTGAGGCTGTACCGCACGGCATCGCCGATCTCCACAGCTCCCCCGTCTCCCTGGACGAGCATGCCGTCGTGGGTGACCAGCTGCCCCTGATCGTTCTTCTGGAAGTGCCCCGAACGGGTGTAGAAGGTGTTCCCCGCCCCGTCCTGCACCACGAAAAACCCCTCTTCCTGCAGCGCCACGTCCAGAGGGGCGTTGGTCACCTGCATGACCCCCGGGGCTGTCCGCATGGCGGTCTCGTGAAGGACGTTGGCCAGGGAAAGGGTTCCGATGGGAACCCTCCCCCGGGGGTTGAAGCGCTTCGGGCCGATCCCCTCTTCGGGGTAGCGCTCCACCCGGTCCATCAGGACCTCCGGAAAGGACTTGTTGACGGCGATGCGAGCCCGAAAGCCGGAAGTGTCCACGTTGGCCAAGTTGTTTCCTACCACGTCGAGCATCTTCTCCTGGACCAACATGGCCGAAGTTCCCGAATAAATGCCTCGAAACAAAGCCTCGCCTCCTCGCTAACGGCGTCGTCCTCCCTTGCGGAAGGCGGAAAGGACCGTGCCCGATTCCTTGAGCTGGTCCAGTTCCTGCAGGGCTTTGCCCGTTCCCAGGGCGACGCACTCCAAGGGGTGATCCGCGACGATGGTGTTGATCTCCGTCTGCTCCGTCACCAGTTGAGGCAACCCGCGAAGAAGCGCTCCGCCGCCGGTGAGGATGATTCCCCTGTCAATGATATCGGCAGCCAGCTCGGGAGGCGTTAGCTCCAGGACATTGCGGATTCCCGAGACGATGGCCAGGACGGACTCCTCGATGGCCTTGGCGACGTCGCCGCTGGTGACCTGAATCTGCCGAGGAAGCCCCTGGACCAGGTCCCGGCCTCGAACGTCCATGACCATCTCTTCGCCCTGGGGGAAGCAGGTGCCGATGTTCATCTTCAGCTCCTCCGCGGTCTGTTCCCCCACGGCGAGGTTGAACTGCTTCCGGGCATAGCGCATGATGGACTCGTCGAACTTGTCCCCTCCCACCCGCAGGGATTCGGAAACCACGATCCCCCCCAGGGAGATGACCGCGATGTCCGTGGTGCCCCCGCCGATGTCCACCACCATGTTGCCCCGGGGCTCCCCGATGGACAGCCCCGCCCCGATGGCTGCGGCCATGGGCTCCTCGATCAGGTACGCTTCCTTGGCTCCCACCTCGATGGCCGCCTCCAGCACCGCCCGTCGCTCCACGTCCGTGGCGCCGGAGGGGACACAGATCATCACGCGGTGTCGCACCACCCGCTCCATGCCCGAGGTGACCTTCTTGATGAACTGCCGAAGCATGACCTCCGTCATGGTGTAGTCCGCAATGACCCCGTCGCGCAGGGGACGGACCGCCACCACGTTGCCGGGGGTCCTCCCCAGCATCTGTTTGGCGTCCTCCCCTACCGCGAGGATCCGTCCGTTGTTCTGGTCCATGGCCAC
The sequence above is drawn from the Aminomonas paucivorans DSM 12260 genome and encodes:
- a CDS encoding flagellar basal body P-ring protein FlgI, with translation MGGNAGAGRFLLGILSCLAMLLSAGSASALEVRVKDVAVLEGARPNQLVGMGLVVGLQGTGDKGDMAMRMMSNMSSRFGLTIDPKLVKSKNVALVSVTCELPPFVVPGQTLDVLVSAAGDAKSLQGGVLLQTPLKAANGKVYAVAQGSLSLGGFSAGGQGAQVSKNVTTVGRVPGGAIVEQGTESSFVPGGRMSLLLRQPDFTTATRVAKAINKHHGQVARVVDAGRVEVAVPASYGDSPASFVAALEGLTLVPDSVARVVVNERTGTVVMGGNVRIGSAAVAHGNLTVRVSENPQVSQPNPLGQGQTAVVPRTDLQAQEGQGQVVALPESSTVTDLVRALNAVGATPRDLIPILQALDQAGALHGQLIIQ
- a CDS encoding flagellar hook-basal body protein; amino-acid sequence: MFRGIYSGTSAMLVQEKMLDVVGNNLANVDTSGFRARIAVNKSFPEVLMDRVERYPEEGIGPKRFNPRGRVPIGTLSLANVLHETAMRTAPGVMQVTNAPLDVALQEEGFFVVQDGAGNTFYTRSGHFQKNDQGQLVTHDGMLVQGDGGAVEIGDAVRYSLNDRGQLLVNGAVAGQLQVVRFPTPTRMRHVGKSLLAETPDSGAPEEVEQPKVAVGFLERSNVNVVEEMSRMIEANRAYEVAAKTVTIQDELTSRLSSAFGRVS
- the mreB gene encoding rod shape-determining protein, with amino-acid sequence MWGKDIGIDLGTATVLIFIKDKGVVLREPSVVAMDQNNGRILAVGEDAKQMLGRTPGNVVAVRPLRDGVIADYTMTEVMLRQFIKKVTSGMERVVRHRVMICVPSGATDVERRAVLEAAIEVGAKEAYLIEEPMAAAIGAGLSIGEPRGNMVVDIGGGTTDIAVISLGGIVVSESLRVGGDKFDESIMRYARKQFNLAVGEQTAEELKMNIGTCFPQGEEMVMDVRGRDLVQGLPRQIQVTSGDVAKAIEESVLAIVSGIRNVLELTPPELAADIIDRGIILTGGGALLRGLPQLVTEQTEINTIVADHPLECVALGTGKALQELDQLKESGTVLSAFRKGGRRR
- the flgG gene encoding flagellar basal-body rod protein FlgG translates to MIRSLWSGATGMIAQQTNLDVVSNNLANVNTSGYKKVRADFQDLMYQIDREPGAPVEPASMIPTGIQVGLGTRVVGTSRIMGEGNIQTTGNPTDVAIEGDGFYQVTLPDGTLAYTRDGAWRIDGNGQIVTSDGFLLEPAITIPDNMKELIISTTGQVSVLLPGDPNPQEIGQIQLARFVNPGGLRASGKNLFLETPASGAPIVGNPGDDGLGATLQRVLEMANVQVVEEMVNMIVAQRAYEANSKTISTADELLRIANNLRR
- the flgA gene encoding flagellar basal body P-ring formation chaperone FlgA, producing the protein MALRSCLRRWRLGPSRRFFFGLVALFLLCEATWGEATAPRLVVVLPEAICPRGSSVFLGEYASLEGEQELVDRASLAPLSLSGGKLTRGQVVAALQDQGLAGIPVRLQMPTSVTLGQEDPLEGRIRRAAHWPWRVAARPDRPVDPATPLPPGLRSGMRSVSLNVATSEEPARFVRVVLRWYQPQVVAKSPLRKGETIRREDVFLRLGIQDTYRLLAHSFQQVEGKVLRIPVKAGVPVAMEVLVRDEVVHAGNQVVLSSVVGSVAVEAKGRALEQGAVGDTIRVRNLDTRQIVSGVVIGPGRVEILQKEDGGV
- a CDS encoding flagellar basal body L-ring protein FlgH, which codes for MSCRSAGEGLLLRGLLFLVVLACGWGLPLQPCGAESLWQEDANLFTDRKPSKVGDIVTVLVQETTDTKDEGKTTAKKTDKSGVQDWTGVFDFLRGFVIGAASDTTGDGKSERKHHIKTSIGCVVTEITPGGNLVLLGTRDLMTQAEKMQVSFTGVVRPEDIGPNNTVSSNRVANAEIRVEGKGSISRLQKPGIFTQILQSIF